A single Verrucomicrobiia bacterium DNA region contains:
- a CDS encoding thrombospondin type 3 repeat-containing protein — protein sequence MKTNPSKLPKSHLRVTAIRRLSLTLKFTTLLIAVLATALSGFADNIAAKGHAIIGIKQGIDSAPGKSMYNGGIPPNVNDGNPYSRVDTYSSQGAAKLENCSFVGVIWPTTRYEEIGTLTFTMACFADGGWFGVNGGLPAAGTPFGSGELAEPTVQVTTDGGATWTTAVTTSDYMDVMVNHYPGGQGGTPNPNPVDINFTFTSPVSAINGVRIIGTHGGPADLNGFLGVWELAVEATFVDSDFDGMPDAWEVAYGLNVGTDDSTSDLDDDGVPNIDEYYAGTLPNHTDTDGDGYSDGIEVAAGSNPTDPASVPGDIASSGTAILGTQSAEGFDTEYFHVGLEEDVTDGNFYTVVDNWNADRPTASDPKSYVGIIWWSEVPTDPIQRVELALATYWDGGWFGPNGLGPAAGQPLQQSHLVSPIVEVSDDYGATWHAVPFTSDYLTLMKGHLVGGNGIPNPHFAPVSTFILNPVVSGINAIRIIGSEGGAASNGFLAVADLKVFAKTDVDGDNMDDDWERKHGLIVGIKDDQEDPDEDGLTNFEEFQLVTDPQNPDTDGDGLNDGDEVHTHHTNPLSSDTDVDGLTDGEEINIYGTNPLLGDTDGDGFLDGLEVTHESSPLLASSTPDNFALRNDASGILGVAADLADPGTPIFNAGSSRSINDGDMATRVDNYSNLPLPLGYVGIVWDDPMTNVLTRLRLDQATFFDGGWFGINGAGPGAGGTLSSPDFLAAEPPAVQVTTDGSTWNTVATTSDYLTALEGHALPEVAFGFPTRATANFWFTTPVANLKGVRIIGTEGGTADNGFLGVFELAALVTPMTSPATLLNVSVDGGNFRFEFDTQAGRSYEIQVRNLLSNGEWQLLTTIAGDGTRKQVTDAVSGPTRFYRVQTK from the coding sequence GTGAAAACAAATCCATCCAAATTACCCAAGTCGCACCTGCGAGTCACGGCGATACGTCGCCTGAGCTTAACCCTCAAGTTTACCACCCTTCTGATTGCCGTGCTGGCCACCGCACTATCCGGTTTTGCGGATAACATTGCCGCGAAAGGTCACGCCATCATTGGCATCAAACAGGGGATTGATTCCGCCCCCGGCAAGTCCATGTACAATGGCGGCATTCCTCCCAACGTCAACGATGGGAATCCTTATTCGCGAGTGGACACGTACAGTTCGCAAGGGGCCGCGAAATTGGAGAATTGCAGCTTTGTCGGAGTGATCTGGCCCACGACGCGTTACGAGGAAATTGGGACGTTGACCTTCACCATGGCGTGCTTTGCGGATGGGGGATGGTTTGGCGTCAACGGAGGGTTACCAGCCGCAGGAACGCCCTTTGGGAGCGGCGAGTTGGCCGAACCGACGGTGCAAGTGACCACTGATGGTGGGGCGACCTGGACCACGGCAGTTACCACTTCGGATTATATGGACGTCATGGTTAATCATTATCCGGGCGGGCAGGGCGGCACGCCCAACCCGAACCCCGTGGACATCAATTTCACCTTCACGTCGCCGGTATCCGCCATTAACGGAGTGCGGATTATCGGGACCCACGGCGGCCCAGCGGACCTGAATGGCTTTTTAGGAGTGTGGGAACTGGCGGTGGAGGCCACGTTTGTGGACTCGGACTTTGATGGAATGCCAGACGCTTGGGAAGTCGCCTACGGTTTGAACGTGGGCACGGATGATTCCACGAGCGATCTGGATGATGACGGAGTGCCGAACATTGACGAATACTATGCCGGAACACTCCCGAACCATACCGATACTGATGGGGATGGGTACTCTGATGGGATCGAAGTGGCCGCCGGCTCGAACCCGACGGACCCAGCCAGTGTGCCGGGAGATATCGCTTCAAGTGGAACCGCAATTTTGGGAACTCAAAGCGCCGAGGGATTCGATACGGAGTATTTCCACGTCGGACTCGAGGAAGATGTCACGGATGGGAACTTCTATACCGTCGTAGATAATTGGAATGCCGACCGGCCTACCGCTTCAGATCCGAAAAGTTATGTCGGAATTATCTGGTGGAGCGAGGTTCCGACCGACCCGATTCAGCGGGTGGAATTGGCCCTGGCCACCTATTGGGATGGGGGATGGTTTGGTCCCAACGGTCTCGGACCGGCTGCCGGTCAACCTCTGCAACAGTCTCATCTTGTTTCTCCGATCGTCGAGGTTTCGGATGATTACGGCGCAACGTGGCACGCAGTACCGTTCACTTCGGATTATCTCACGCTGATGAAAGGACATCTGGTTGGCGGTAATGGCATACCCAATCCTCACTTTGCCCCCGTGTCCACGTTTATTCTCAATCCGGTGGTCAGTGGCATTAACGCGATCCGCATCATTGGCAGTGAAGGTGGCGCCGCTTCCAATGGATTTCTGGCGGTCGCCGACCTGAAGGTTTTTGCCAAGACGGATGTGGATGGAGATAACATGGACGATGATTGGGAGCGAAAACACGGATTGATCGTTGGCATTAAAGACGATCAGGAGGATCCTGACGAAGACGGGCTGACCAACTTCGAAGAATTTCAGTTGGTGACCGATCCGCAGAATCCCGATACCGATGGCGATGGTTTGAATGATGGCGATGAAGTGCATACGCATCATACGAATCCACTTTCATCGGATACAGACGTGGATGGGCTTACCGACGGAGAGGAAATAAATATCTACGGCACCAATCCGCTGCTGGGAGATACCGATGGCGACGGTTTCCTGGATGGCTTGGAAGTCACCCATGAAAGCAGTCCATTGCTTGCGAGCAGCACGCCGGACAATTTCGCGTTGCGCAATGATGCCAGCGGAATTTTGGGGGTGGCCGCCGATCTCGCCGATCCCGGCACGCCCATATTCAACGCCGGAAGCTCCAGGAGCATCAACGATGGAGACATGGCGACACGGGTGGACAATTACAGCAATCTGCCGTTGCCGCTGGGTTACGTTGGCATCGTCTGGGATGATCCCATGACGAACGTGCTGACGCGGCTCCGACTGGATCAGGCGACGTTCTTCGATGGCGGCTGGTTTGGAATCAATGGCGCCGGCCCAGGAGCGGGCGGAACGCTTTCATCGCCTGATTTCCTGGCGGCTGAACCGCCCGCGGTGCAGGTCACGACGGATGGTTCAACCTGGAACACAGTAGCGACGACCTCTGATTACCTGACCGCCCTCGAAGGCCACGCGTTGCCGGAAGTCGCGTTTGGTTTCCCGACGCGGGCGACGGCCAACTTCTGGTTCACCACGCCAGTCGCCAATCTCAAGGGCGTTCGGATCATCGGCACCGAAGGCGGAACCGCCGACAACGGGTTTCTAGGGGTGTTCGAGTTGGCCGCACTGGTCACGCCCATGACCTCACCGGCGACGCTGCTTAACGTGTCGGTTGACGGCGGAAATTTCCGCTTTGAATTCGACACCCAGGCCGGTCGCAGTTACGAGATTCAAGTCCGGAATTTGTTGTCCAACGGAGAGTGGCAACTCCTGACCACCATTGCCGGAGATGGCACCCGCAAGCAAGTGACCGACGCGGTCAGCGGGCCGACGCGCTTCTATCGCGTGCAAACCAAATAG